Proteins encoded within one genomic window of Brachybacterium sp. P6-10-X1:
- a CDS encoding DUF664 domain-containing protein, whose amino-acid sequence MPFLTAETTHELDSLATFAGQQIEQVATALHGLTPAQIRQTPSASAMSLGALARHVILVSDSAAMRIAAAPGAGDDPQRTPAQFQAEGGIAPEAVREEDTAESLIAELQQVAEHLTAALRASDPEAEGQFPDQPWFEGRTTWTVRWYALHQIEENARHAGHADILRESIDGKGAYELNALAAGQEWPPAGW is encoded by the coding sequence ATGCCGTTCCTGACCGCAGAGACCACCCATGAGCTCGACAGCCTCGCCACCTTCGCCGGCCAGCAGATCGAGCAGGTCGCGACCGCCCTGCACGGGCTCACCCCCGCACAGATCCGTCAGACCCCGAGCGCGTCGGCGATGAGTCTGGGGGCTCTCGCCCGCCACGTCATCCTCGTCTCCGACAGCGCGGCGATGCGCATCGCCGCCGCTCCGGGAGCAGGGGATGATCCGCAGCGCACGCCGGCGCAGTTCCAGGCCGAGGGCGGCATCGCGCCGGAGGCCGTGCGGGAGGAGGACACCGCCGAATCGCTCATCGCCGAGCTCCAGCAGGTCGCCGAGCATCTCACCGCTGCCCTGCGGGCGTCGGACCCTGAGGCCGAGGGCCAGTTCCCCGACCAGCCCTGGTTCGAGGGCAGGACGACCTGGACCGTGCGCTGGTACGCCCTGCACCAGATCGAGGAGAACGCCCGGCACGCCGGGCACGCCGACATCCTGCGCGAGAGCATCGACGGGAAGGGCGCCTACGAGCTGAACGCCCTGGCGGCCGGCCAGGAGTGGCCGCCGGCGGGCTGGTGA
- a CDS encoding DinB family protein has translation MTSNDPNSAAAEPIGRDGDLPTVLLDQIEYHVGEFARPQLDGLTDAEYYFDPTASGTAWTIHPRAADGERPPTSIQGGSGDVVIDFEFPEPDPAPLTTIAWRFGHIIVGVLGTRSHAHFGGPPADYMTWDYPDTAQEALAQFDAAYERWIAGVRTWSEDDLQVAVGEAEGPWAEYSRATLVAHINRELIHHLAEIALLRDLWAHRG, from the coding sequence ATGACCAGCAACGATCCGAACAGTGCAGCCGCAGAGCCCATCGGGAGGGACGGTGACCTGCCCACTGTGCTGCTCGACCAGATCGAGTACCACGTCGGCGAGTTCGCACGGCCCCAGCTCGACGGGCTGACCGATGCGGAGTACTACTTCGACCCCACCGCGAGCGGCACCGCCTGGACCATCCACCCCCGCGCGGCCGACGGCGAGAGGCCGCCGACCTCGATCCAGGGCGGCTCCGGGGACGTGGTCATCGACTTCGAGTTCCCCGAACCCGATCCGGCCCCGCTGACCACCATCGCCTGGCGGTTCGGGCACATCATCGTCGGCGTGCTCGGGACGCGCAGCCATGCGCATTTCGGCGGCCCGCCCGCGGACTACATGACCTGGGACTACCCCGACACCGCGCAGGAGGCTCTGGCGCAGTTCGATGCCGCGTACGAGCGGTGGATCGCCGGCGTGCGCACCTGGAGCGAGGACGACCTGCAGGTCGCCGTCGGTGAGGCCGAGGGGCCGTGGGCCGAGTACTCCCGCGCCACCCTCGTCGCCCACATCAACCGCGAGCTCATCCACCACCTCGCCGAGATCGCGCTGCTGCGGGACCTGTGGGCGCACCGGGGATGA
- a CDS encoding MFS transporter translates to MTTSNAPATTSPPAVPYRTLIWLAVATFTTGIDGYVLAGLLPDIAADLEVTAALAGQLVSVFALTSAVAGPVLGAATGGWEQRRTILAALSTFVLGNMITAVAPTYALALGGRVLAALGGCLLAAAVTGYVVHLVAERHRGRALSFVLGGWMTATALGVPVGLILGQSTWRLPLVLVSVVGAVALVGIGLRLPPLRYPSSSLVDRLRPLARPRLVAGLLVSTGVLCASYTCFTYAVLILQPSHPAGWMIIVIMCGYGLASMLGNAVTGRLVDRFSPVRVLTVILAALLVNSLFGALALSLAAPLAVAAGSLAWFLLAGIGNGGHAVPQQTRLAAMAPGSVAVVMALNASAISLGSALGGGLGGVALASGLSPGHLPLIAAAVLALTLPLHLLVARWTRAAAARS, encoded by the coding sequence ATGACCACCAGCAATGCTCCGGCCACCACATCGCCACCCGCTGTCCCGTATCGGACGCTGATCTGGCTCGCGGTCGCGACCTTCACCACCGGGATCGACGGCTACGTGCTGGCCGGCCTGCTCCCGGACATCGCCGCGGATCTCGAGGTCACCGCGGCCCTGGCCGGACAGCTGGTGTCGGTCTTCGCCCTCACCTCGGCCGTCGCCGGCCCGGTGCTCGGGGCGGCCACCGGCGGGTGGGAACAGCGCCGCACCATCCTGGCGGCGCTGTCCACCTTCGTGCTCGGCAATATGATCACCGCTGTCGCCCCGACCTATGCGCTGGCGCTGGGAGGACGCGTGCTCGCGGCGCTCGGCGGCTGTCTCCTGGCCGCGGCGGTGACCGGGTACGTCGTGCATCTTGTCGCGGAGCGGCACCGGGGCCGCGCGCTGTCGTTCGTGCTCGGAGGCTGGATGACCGCCACCGCGCTCGGGGTCCCCGTCGGCCTGATCCTCGGCCAGTCCACCTGGCGGCTGCCGCTGGTGCTGGTCTCGGTGGTCGGCGCGGTCGCGCTCGTCGGCATCGGACTGCGCCTGCCGCCGCTGCGCTATCCCTCCTCGTCACTCGTCGACCGGTTGCGGCCACTGGCCCGGCCGCGCCTGGTCGCCGGGCTGCTGGTCTCCACCGGGGTGCTGTGCGCGAGCTACACCTGTTTCACCTATGCGGTGCTGATCCTGCAGCCCTCCCATCCGGCCGGGTGGATGATCATCGTGATCATGTGCGGCTACGGGTTGGCGAGCATGCTCGGCAATGCCGTCACGGGGCGTCTGGTGGACCGCTTCTCGCCCGTGCGGGTGCTCACCGTGATCCTCGCGGCATTGCTGGTCAACTCCCTGTTCGGGGCCCTCGCCCTCTCCCTGGCCGCCCCGCTGGCCGTCGCCGCGGGGAGCCTGGCGTGGTTCCTGCTGGCGGGCATCGGCAACGGGGGCCATGCCGTCCCGCAGCAGACGCGCCTGGCGGCGATGGCCCCGGGGTCCGTCGCCGTGGTGATGGCGCTGAACGCGAGCGCGATCTCGCTGGGCAGCGCCCTCGGCGGCGGTCTCGGCGGGGTGGCCCTGGCTTCCGGGCTCTCCCCCGGTCACCTGCCGCTGATCGCGGCGGCGGTCCTGGCTCTGACGCTGCCGCTGCACCTGCTGGTGGCCCGATGGACGCGAGCGGCGGCGGCGAGGTCCTGA
- a CDS encoding Gfo/Idh/MocA family protein, which yields MTSTVKSPVRIGIIGGGGIANAHLNGYRQIPDRVTITAIADASEETLAKRVEETGATGYADFTEMVKDPNVDAVDICLPHHLHTPAIVAAAEAGKHILCEKPLCLTPEEATTVSQVIEKTGVTLMCAHNQLFMPAVAKAKEVIDSGALGPIYEVRTTDSFFNDFDPESMGWRGHTATSGGGELIDTGYHPTYLMLHLAGATPVSAFAMLSTHRLKFMEGEDSAQVLVRFDNGAVGQMVTSWAYAAAPGTDRFSAVGEKGSLSSDGSTLRVQLRGEEVQVFEHEQVDTFAAEIAHFVDVLTTGDRPLNNQVEGVSVLGVILAAYESSTTGKVADVISL from the coding sequence ATGACCAGCACCGTGAAGTCCCCCGTCCGCATCGGCATCATCGGCGGCGGCGGCATCGCCAACGCCCACCTCAACGGCTACCGCCAGATCCCCGACCGCGTCACCATCACCGCGATCGCCGACGCCAGCGAGGAGACCCTCGCCAAGCGCGTCGAGGAGACCGGCGCGACGGGCTACGCCGATTTCACCGAGATGGTGAAAGACCCGAACGTCGACGCCGTCGACATCTGCCTGCCCCACCACCTGCACACCCCCGCGATCGTCGCGGCCGCCGAGGCGGGCAAGCACATCCTGTGCGAGAAGCCGCTGTGTCTGACTCCGGAGGAGGCCACGACGGTCTCGCAGGTGATCGAGAAGACGGGCGTGACCCTGATGTGCGCCCACAACCAGCTGTTCATGCCGGCCGTGGCCAAGGCCAAGGAGGTCATCGACTCCGGCGCTCTCGGCCCGATCTACGAGGTTCGCACCACCGACTCCTTCTTCAACGACTTCGACCCGGAGTCGATGGGCTGGCGCGGGCACACCGCCACCTCCGGCGGCGGCGAGCTGATCGACACCGGCTACCACCCCACGTACCTGATGCTGCATCTGGCCGGCGCCACCCCGGTCAGCGCGTTCGCCATGCTCTCGACCCACCGCCTGAAGTTCATGGAGGGCGAGGACTCCGCACAGGTGCTGGTGCGCTTCGACAACGGCGCGGTGGGCCAGATGGTCACGTCGTGGGCCTACGCCGCCGCGCCCGGCACGGATCGCTTCTCCGCCGTCGGTGAGAAGGGCTCGCTGAGCTCGGACGGCTCCACCTTGCGCGTGCAGCTGCGCGGCGAGGAGGTGCAGGTCTTCGAGCACGAGCAGGTGGACACCTTCGCCGCCGAGATCGCGCACTTCGTGGACGTGCTCACCACGGGCGATCGGCCGCTGAACAACCAGGTCGAGGGCGTCAGCGTGCTCGGCGTGATCCTCGCGGCCTACGAGTCCTCGACGACCGGCAAGGTCGCCGACGTCATCAGCCTCTGA